A genomic window from Sanguibacter antarcticus includes:
- a CDS encoding endo-1,4-beta-xylanase, with protein sequence MTTEEPLAPRRTSRRRPLRRSLVGTVAATSILALGMTALPAVAAGTTLADAADGSGRYFGAAIAAHKLDDSTYSTIANREFSMITAENEMKIDATEPSQGQFSYTDGDRIVSWALSNGKQVRGHTLAWHSQQPGWMQAMSGTALRDAMLDHVTQVATHYKGKIYAWDVVNEAFADGSSGARRDSNLQRTGDDWIEASFRAARAADPAAKLCYNDYNTDDWSHAKTQAVYTMVKDFKDRGVPIDCVGFQSHFNSQSPVPSDYQTTLQSFADLGVDVQITELDIEGSGTSQAQQYQHVVQACQAVDRCTGISVWGVRDTDSWRASGTPLLFDGDGTKNAAYTAVLDQLNSVTTEPTPTPTPVPTPTPTPTPTPVPTPTPTPEPGDGCTAALSVANSWPGGYQASVTVSAGPTAISGWSVTLPAGTTVGQVWNGQLSGSTVTNAPYNATVAAGSSTTFGLIGAGTAPAPSAVSCTTG encoded by the coding sequence ATGACCACCGAAGAACCACTGGCACCACGACGCACGTCGCGGCGCCGGCCCCTGCGGCGCAGCCTGGTCGGCACCGTCGCCGCGACCAGCATCCTCGCGCTCGGCATGACCGCGCTGCCGGCCGTCGCAGCGGGCACGACGCTCGCAGACGCTGCAGACGGGTCGGGCCGATACTTCGGCGCCGCGATCGCCGCCCACAAGCTGGACGACTCGACCTACTCGACCATCGCGAACCGCGAGTTCTCGATGATCACGGCCGAGAACGAGATGAAGATCGACGCGACCGAGCCCAGCCAGGGCCAGTTCAGCTACACCGACGGCGACCGCATCGTGAGCTGGGCGCTGAGCAACGGCAAGCAGGTCCGCGGCCACACGCTCGCCTGGCACTCCCAGCAGCCCGGCTGGATGCAAGCCATGTCCGGCACCGCTCTGCGCGACGCCATGCTCGACCACGTCACCCAGGTCGCCACCCACTACAAGGGCAAGATCTACGCCTGGGACGTCGTCAACGAAGCGTTCGCCGACGGGTCGTCCGGCGCACGTCGTGACTCCAACCTCCAGCGCACCGGCGACGACTGGATCGAGGCCTCGTTCCGCGCCGCGCGCGCCGCCGACCCCGCCGCCAAGCTCTGCTACAACGACTACAACACCGACGACTGGAGCCATGCCAAGACCCAGGCCGTCTACACGATGGTCAAGGACTTCAAGGACCGCGGCGTGCCCATCGACTGCGTCGGCTTCCAGTCCCACTTCAACAGCCAGTCCCCCGTCCCGAGCGACTACCAGACGACGCTGCAGAGCTTCGCCGACCTCGGCGTGGACGTCCAGATCACCGAGCTCGACATCGAGGGGTCCGGGACCTCCCAGGCCCAGCAGTACCAGCACGTCGTCCAGGCCTGCCAGGCTGTCGACCGGTGCACCGGCATCAGCGTCTGGGGAGTGCGCGACACCGACTCTTGGCGAGCGAGCGGCACCCCGCTCCTGTTCGACGGTGATGGCACCAAGAATGCTGCCTACACTGCGGTGCTCGACCAGCTGAACTCCGTCACGACGGAGCCGACGCCGACGCCGACGCCTGTTCCGACACCGACACCGACACCGACCCCTACGCCTGTTCCGACACCGACACCGACGCCTGAGCCCGGCGACGGCTGCACAGCAGCGCTGAGCGTCGCGAACTCCTGGCCCGGTGGCTACCAGGCGAGCGTCACCGTCAGTGCCGGGCCCACCGCGATCAGCGGCTGGTCGGTCACGCTGCCTGCGGGAACCACCGTGGGTCAGGTGTGGAACGGACAGCTCAGCGGCTCGACCGTGACCAACGCGCCCTACAACGCGACAGTCGCTGCCGGGTCCTCGACGACCTTCGGACTCATCGGCGCGGGAACCGCACCGGCGCCGTCAGCGGTGTCCTGCACGACCGGCTGA
- a CDS encoding malate dehydrogenase has protein sequence MSPTPVNVTVTGAAGQIGYALLFRIASGQLLGPDVPVRLRLLEIPQGVKAAEGTAMELDDCAFPLLAGIDIFDNPREGFDGANIGLLVGARPRTKGMERADLLEANGGIFKPQGEAINAGAADDIRVLVVGNPANTNALIAASHAPDVPSSRFSAMTRLDHNRALTQVAKRAGVSVDEVRRLTIWGNHSATQYPDIFHAKVAGSPTTSLTADEPWLVDEFIPVVATRGAAIIEARGASSAASAANAAIDHVHDWVNGTREGDWTSAGIVSDGSYGVPEGLVSSFPVVSHGGDWEIVQGLEIGEFSRARIDASVAELVEERDAVRALGLV, from the coding sequence ATGAGCCCCACCCCCGTGAACGTCACCGTGACCGGTGCTGCCGGCCAGATCGGCTACGCGCTGCTCTTCCGGATCGCGTCCGGCCAGCTCCTGGGGCCGGACGTCCCCGTCCGGCTGCGTCTCTTGGAGATCCCGCAGGGCGTCAAGGCGGCGGAGGGCACAGCGATGGAGCTCGACGACTGTGCTTTTCCGCTGCTCGCCGGCATCGACATCTTCGACAATCCCCGTGAGGGCTTCGACGGTGCCAACATCGGCCTTCTCGTCGGTGCACGCCCCCGGACCAAGGGGATGGAGCGTGCCGATCTCCTCGAGGCCAACGGGGGGATCTTCAAGCCGCAGGGTGAGGCGATCAATGCGGGCGCGGCTGACGACATCCGCGTGCTCGTCGTCGGGAACCCGGCGAACACGAACGCTCTCATCGCGGCGTCCCACGCTCCGGACGTCCCGTCCTCGCGGTTCAGCGCGATGACGCGGCTGGACCACAACCGTGCGCTGACCCAGGTGGCGAAACGTGCGGGGGTCTCGGTCGACGAGGTCCGGCGTCTGACGATCTGGGGCAACCACTCGGCGACCCAGTACCCGGACATCTTCCACGCCAAGGTCGCTGGTTCTCCCACGACGTCCCTCACCGCCGACGAGCCGTGGCTCGTCGACGAGTTCATCCCGGTGGTGGCGACGCGTGGGGCGGCGATCATCGAGGCGCGCGGCGCCTCGTCGGCCGCGTCGGCGGCGAATGCTGCGATCGATCACGTGCACGACTGGGTGAACGGGACGCGCGAGGGCGACTGGACCTCCGCCGGGATCGTCTCTGACGGTTCCTACGGCGTGCCGGAGGGCCTCGTGTCCTCGTTCCCGGTCGTCTCGCACGGCGGCGACTGGGAGATCGTCCAGGGCTTGGAGATCGGTGAGTTCTCGCGAGCGCGCATCGACGCCTCGGTCGCCGAGCTCGTCGAAGAACGTGACGCGGTCCGCGCGCTCGGTCTCGTCTAG
- the pulA gene encoding pullulanase-type alpha-1,6-glucosidase, which produces MFVSATQRARRVASALTALAVGAVGLAAIDQAALAPAAAETRSLALVGSLQSEIGCSDDWQPECAESELALAPDGTYTGEFSLPAGTYEYKVAADDAWDEAYGLDGGTENIPLTLAGTTTIRVVYEDVSHRTALVPLDLAGAYTEADDALVAPPVRQAGGDEQFYFVLTDRFADGDTTNNTAGLGDDRLVSGYDPTDKGFYNGGDIAGLHANLDYIDGLGTTALWLTPSFKNNPVQGVGENASAGYHGYWVTDFTQIDPHLGTNAELEALIDDAHARGIKVYFDIITNHTADVIDNAQGTYDYIDQATAPYTDDAGTAFDPADFAGTGTFPALDPATSFPLTPVVAPEQTAAKSPQWLNDVTLYHNRGNSTWTGESVTYGDFDGLDDLMTEDPRVVDGFVDVYEAWVDLGIDGFRIDTVKHVNIEFWETWTHEVLDYARAHGKPDFFMFGEVYDADAAKLSPYVRTTDMSSVLDFTFQAAGSGYAKGYTAKGLASLFASDDMYTTPSTSADALPTFLGNHDMGRIGYMVAGSGSPEQRSALGHSLMYLTRGQPVVYYGDEQGFAGAGDGKDKNARQSLFGTQVDEYASQPLLDGTTLGTQNRLDTGSVLYEHIAGLARLRADHPALSSGAQIERYVEDGAGVYAFSRVDRTEKVEHLVALNNTTDERTVTITSLTPDAELAPLYGTTTPLTTDASGAVSVTVPALGAVVFVADRPVAATATPTLTVAVPAPGAGLEGVTPVSATIEADRWAETSFAYRTVGATGWTPLGTAEDTTPRVFHDTSGLADGTLLEYRAVTTDAAGQHAAASTYASVGSSVAGTTGPVPDPGALTVTVPGSHNAAMGCASDWDVACTSAQLSERPDGVYAGTFSLPAGSEFEYKVAVGGTWDVNYGVGGVLGGADATYTVPADGSVTFYFDPETHYFTTSADGPIMTLPGSYQDQVGCAAAWSPDCLATWLQDLDGDGVFTYSTDALATGTYEAKVSESLSWDVNYGVGGASGGANYSFAASAGKLVVFSYDPGSHVLTVDVTDPPFPGTGQARAHWLAQGLLAVPRDLLPTGSDPAAQTWALHHAPDGGIEAVDGEVVVPDGASVPLAYDPAGLPADVVALFPALADSVALRTDLDRAAVEAVLTEEVQVSATGADGALAALTAVQVPGVLDDLYGDAAADAELGLTWTDGAPTFTVWAPTARSAALLVWTGDGTGAGERISMVRGDDGTWSVAGSADLQGAQYLYDIEVYVPTTGTVEHNEVTDPYSVALTTNSTRSVATDLADPDFQPDLWATTPAPLVERAVDRSIYELHVRDFSIGDATVPEAERGTYKAFTRDSDGMEHLRELASAGLNTVHLLPTFDIATIEEDRSAQATVGDLSGLAPDSTEQQAAVTAVAETDGFNWGYDPYHFQVPEGSYATTDAQAGGARVAEFRSMVGALHGSGLQVVLDQVFNHTASSGQADTSVLDKVVPGYYHRLDANGSVQTSTCCQNVATEHEMAQKLMVDSVVLWARDYHVDGFRFDLMGHHSVENLLAVRAGLDELTLEDDGVDGSSVYLYGEGWNFGEVADNALFTQATQGQLGGTGIGTFSDRLRDAVHGGSPVDGGSLFQQGFGTGLATDPNGQPTNLADPTVVNDGSAAELADLAHQSDLVRLGLAGNLKSYSFLTSAGTVQQGDELDYRGSPAGYADEPGEVVSYVDAHDNQTLFDILTLKLPVATTMEDRVRMNTLSLSMTALAQTPSFWHAGTDLLRSKSLDRDSYNSGDWFNAIDWTGQTSTFGVGLPPEGKNGESWSLYAPLLADPALQPGAEDMAASSAAAQDLLRLRYSTPLFRLGDAGLITEKVTFPGSGPAATPGVVVMRIDDTVGTDVDTDLDGVLVVFNASPEPVTQTVDGLAGHELTLSSVQAAGADSVVRQTAWSTETGTVTVPARSVAVLTEAHAAAPGDGAPGDGTPGDGTPGDGTPGSGGPGDENPGNGTPGHGSPGTGTPGTGAPESGAPGAGTPGHGTPGTPGKGTMSVRSTTIAAGGRLELTASGFTGGEIVQVWLHSTPQLLVAQTAAADGTVTVSVTIPRDTAAGVHTVRLVGLTSGVEVSQEVTVVPGAGSPGFLGTTGFSGGIVAVGITLLLGGAAVVLVVRARRRAHAEA; this is translated from the coding sequence ATGTTCGTCAGCGCAACGCAGCGCGCCCGCAGGGTGGCCTCCGCCCTGACCGCACTCGCCGTCGGGGCCGTCGGCCTCGCGGCGATCGACCAGGCCGCGCTCGCGCCGGCCGCAGCCGAGACCCGCAGCCTCGCGCTCGTCGGCAGCCTCCAGAGCGAGATCGGCTGCTCTGACGACTGGCAGCCGGAGTGCGCGGAGAGCGAGCTCGCGCTCGCACCTGACGGCACGTACACCGGTGAGTTCTCGCTCCCCGCCGGGACGTACGAGTACAAGGTCGCAGCGGACGACGCCTGGGACGAGGCCTACGGGCTCGACGGCGGCACAGAGAACATCCCCCTCACGCTCGCCGGGACCACGACGATCCGCGTCGTCTACGAGGACGTGAGCCACCGCACAGCGCTGGTCCCGCTCGATCTCGCCGGCGCCTACACCGAGGCTGACGACGCCCTCGTCGCGCCGCCCGTCCGTCAGGCCGGAGGCGACGAGCAGTTCTACTTCGTCCTCACCGACAGGTTCGCCGACGGCGACACGACGAACAACACCGCGGGCCTCGGTGACGACCGCCTCGTCTCGGGCTACGACCCCACCGACAAGGGCTTCTACAACGGTGGCGACATCGCTGGTCTCCACGCCAACCTCGACTACATCGACGGCCTCGGGACAACAGCCCTCTGGCTCACGCCCTCCTTCAAGAACAACCCCGTCCAGGGGGTCGGGGAGAACGCCTCGGCCGGGTACCACGGGTACTGGGTCACCGACTTCACGCAGATCGACCCGCACCTGGGCACGAACGCGGAGCTCGAGGCGCTCATCGACGACGCGCACGCGCGCGGCATCAAGGTGTACTTCGACATCATCACCAACCACACCGCGGACGTCATCGACAACGCGCAGGGCACGTACGACTACATCGACCAGGCGACGGCGCCCTACACGGACGACGCGGGGACCGCGTTCGACCCCGCCGACTTCGCGGGCACCGGCACCTTCCCCGCGCTCGACCCGGCGACGTCCTTCCCGCTCACCCCGGTCGTCGCACCGGAGCAGACCGCGGCGAAGTCTCCGCAGTGGCTCAACGACGTCACGCTCTACCACAACCGCGGGAACTCGACCTGGACCGGCGAGTCCGTGACCTATGGCGACTTCGACGGGCTCGACGACCTCATGACCGAGGACCCTCGCGTCGTCGACGGCTTCGTCGATGTCTACGAGGCCTGGGTCGACCTCGGCATCGACGGGTTCCGCATCGACACGGTCAAGCACGTGAACATCGAGTTCTGGGAGACCTGGACGCACGAGGTCCTCGACTACGCCCGTGCGCACGGCAAGCCTGACTTCTTCATGTTCGGCGAGGTGTACGACGCCGACGCCGCGAAGCTCTCGCCCTACGTCCGCACGACCGACATGAGCTCGGTCCTCGACTTCACCTTCCAGGCGGCCGGATCGGGCTACGCCAAGGGATACACCGCGAAGGGCCTGGCTTCGCTCTTCGCGTCCGACGACATGTACACGACGCCGTCGACGAGCGCCGACGCTCTGCCGACGTTCCTCGGCAACCACGACATGGGCCGGATCGGGTACATGGTCGCCGGGTCGGGCAGCCCTGAGCAGCGCTCCGCACTGGGGCACTCCCTCATGTACCTCACTCGTGGGCAGCCGGTCGTCTACTACGGCGACGAGCAGGGGTTCGCGGGTGCCGGGGACGGCAAGGACAAGAACGCCCGGCAGTCGCTGTTCGGGACGCAGGTCGACGAGTACGCGTCGCAGCCGCTCCTGGACGGGACCACGCTCGGGACGCAGAACCGCCTCGACACCGGCTCGGTGCTCTACGAGCACATCGCGGGCCTGGCCCGGCTGCGTGCTGACCATCCTGCGCTGAGCAGCGGCGCGCAGATCGAGCGGTACGTCGAGGACGGCGCCGGTGTCTATGCCTTCTCTCGGGTGGACCGCACGGAGAAGGTCGAGCACCTCGTCGCGCTCAACAACACCACCGACGAGCGGACGGTGACGATCACCTCGCTCACGCCGGACGCCGAGCTCGCGCCGCTCTACGGCACGACCACGCCGCTCACGACGGACGCCTCGGGTGCCGTCTCGGTCACCGTGCCTGCGCTCGGTGCAGTCGTCTTCGTGGCTGACCGTCCTGTCGCGGCCACCGCGACGCCGACGCTCACGGTGGCTGTGCCTGCACCGGGAGCCGGGCTCGAGGGCGTGACGCCGGTGAGCGCGACGATCGAGGCCGACCGGTGGGCCGAGACGAGCTTTGCGTACCGCACCGTCGGCGCCACGGGCTGGACGCCTCTCGGAACGGCTGAAGACACGACGCCGCGCGTCTTCCACGACACGTCGGGCCTGGCGGACGGCACGCTCCTCGAGTACCGCGCGGTGACCACCGACGCAGCGGGGCAGCACGCAGCTGCATCGACCTACGCGAGCGTGGGCAGCTCTGTCGCCGGAACCACAGGGCCGGTCCCGGACCCGGGCGCCCTCACGGTGACGGTGCCGGGCAGCCACAACGCGGCGATGGGGTGCGCGAGCGACTGGGACGTCGCGTGCACGAGCGCACAGCTCTCGGAGCGCCCTGACGGCGTGTATGCCGGGACGTTCTCTCTCCCGGCAGGCTCGGAGTTCGAGTACAAGGTCGCGGTCGGTGGCACCTGGGACGTCAACTACGGCGTCGGTGGTGTCCTGGGCGGCGCCGACGCGACGTACACGGTCCCCGCGGACGGTTCCGTGACGTTCTACTTCGACCCCGAGACCCACTACTTCACGACGAGCGCCGACGGCCCGATCATGACCCTGCCCGGGTCCTACCAGGACCAGGTCGGCTGCGCCGCGGCGTGGTCGCCGGACTGCCTGGCGACGTGGCTCCAGGACCTCGACGGCGACGGGGTGTTCACGTACTCGACCGATGCCCTGGCGACCGGGACCTACGAGGCCAAGGTCTCCGAGAGCCTGTCGTGGGACGTCAACTACGGTGTGGGAGGGGCGTCAGGCGGCGCCAACTACAGCTTTGCAGCATCGGCGGGCAAGCTCGTCGTCTTCTCCTACGACCCGGGGAGCCACGTGCTGACCGTCGACGTCACCGACCCGCCGTTCCCCGGCACAGGGCAGGCTCGTGCGCACTGGCTCGCCCAGGGGCTGCTCGCCGTACCCCGTGACCTCCTGCCGACGGGCTCCGACCCGGCAGCGCAGACGTGGGCGCTGCACCACGCCCCCGACGGTGGGATCGAGGCGGTCGACGGCGAGGTCGTCGTGCCGGACGGCGCGAGCGTCCCGCTGGCGTACGACCCGGCCGGTCTCCCAGCCGACGTGGTGGCGCTCTTCCCGGCGCTGGCCGACTCCGTCGCGCTGCGGACCGACCTCGACCGCGCGGCCGTCGAGGCGGTGCTCACGGAGGAGGTGCAGGTCTCTGCAACCGGTGCAGACGGGGCGCTCGCCGCCCTCACCGCCGTGCAGGTGCCCGGCGTCCTCGACGACCTCTACGGCGACGCTGCTGCGGACGCGGAGCTCGGCCTCACCTGGACCGACGGGGCACCCACGTTCACGGTGTGGGCCCCGACCGCGCGCTCTGCCGCTCTCCTGGTGTGGACCGGCGACGGGACAGGCGCGGGGGAGAGGATCTCCATGGTTCGCGGCGACGACGGCACGTGGTCCGTCGCCGGGAGCGCCGACCTGCAGGGGGCGCAGTACCTCTACGACATCGAGGTGTACGTGCCGACGACCGGCACGGTCGAGCACAACGAGGTCACCGACCCGTACTCCGTGGCGCTAACGACGAACTCCACCCGCTCGGTCGCGACAGACCTTGCCGACCCGGACTTCCAGCCGGACCTCTGGGCCACGACTCCCGCGCCGCTCGTGGAGCGCGCGGTCGACCGCAGCATCTACGAGCTGCACGTGCGGGACTTCTCCATCGGCGACGCCACCGTCCCCGAGGCAGAGCGGGGCACGTACAAGGCGTTCACCCGAGACTCCGACGGGATGGAGCACCTGCGCGAGCTCGCGTCCGCCGGCCTCAACACGGTGCACCTGCTCCCGACCTTCGACATCGCGACCATCGAGGAGGACCGCAGCGCCCAGGCGACGGTCGGCGACCTCAGCGGGCTCGCCCCAGACTCGACCGAGCAGCAGGCCGCGGTCACCGCGGTGGCCGAGACAGACGGCTTCAACTGGGGCTACGACCCGTACCACTTCCAGGTGCCCGAAGGCTCGTACGCGACGACGGACGCCCAGGCGGGTGGGGCGCGCGTCGCCGAGTTCCGGTCGATGGTCGGTGCGCTGCACGGCAGCGGGCTCCAGGTCGTGCTCGACCAGGTGTTCAACCACACCGCGTCGAGCGGGCAGGCCGACACGTCGGTTCTCGACAAGGTCGTCCCCGGCTACTACCACCGGCTCGACGCCAACGGCTCGGTCCAGACGTCCACGTGCTGCCAGAACGTCGCGACCGAGCACGAGATGGCGCAGAAGCTCATGGTCGACTCCGTCGTGCTGTGGGCACGGGACTACCACGTGGACGGCTTCCGCTTCGACCTCATGGGCCACCACTCCGTCGAGAACCTCCTCGCGGTGCGCGCTGGTCTCGACGAGCTCACTCTCGAGGACGACGGCGTGGACGGCTCGTCCGTCTATCTCTACGGCGAGGGCTGGAACTTCGGTGAGGTCGCGGACAACGCGCTCTTCACGCAAGCGACCCAGGGCCAGCTCGGCGGCACCGGCATCGGGACGTTCTCGGACCGGTTGCGCGACGCCGTGCACGGCGGCAGCCCGGTCGACGGTGGCTCGCTCTTCCAGCAGGGCTTCGGGACAGGCCTCGCGACCGACCCGAACGGACAGCCGACCAACCTGGCTGACCCGACGGTCGTCAACGACGGGTCTGCCGCAGAGCTGGCGGACCTCGCTCACCAGAGCGACCTCGTCCGGCTCGGCCTGGCAGGCAACCTCAAGAGCTACTCCTTCCTCACCTCGGCCGGCACCGTCCAGCAGGGGGACGAGCTCGACTATCGCGGCTCACCGGCGGGGTACGCAGACGAGCCGGGCGAGGTCGTCTCGTACGTCGACGCTCACGACAACCAGACGTTGTTCGACATCCTCACGCTCAAGCTCCCCGTCGCCACGACGATGGAGGACCGGGTGCGGATGAACACGCTCTCCTTGTCGATGACCGCGCTCGCGCAGACGCCGTCGTTCTGGCACGCCGGCACCGACCTCCTGCGCAGCAAGTCTCTCGACCGGGACAGCTACAACTCCGGGGACTGGTTCAACGCGATCGACTGGACCGGGCAGACGAGCACGTTCGGGGTCGGGCTCCCGCCCGAGGGCAAGAACGGCGAGAGCTGGTCGCTCTATGCCCCGCTGCTCGCCGACCCTGCGCTCCAGCCCGGAGCCGAGGACATGGCTGCGTCCTCGGCGGCGGCCCAGGACCTCCTCCGCCTGCGGTACTCGACGCCGCTCTTCCGTCTCGGTGACGCAGGCCTCATCACCGAGAAGGTCACGTTCCCAGGCTCTGGCCCTGCGGCCACCCCCGGCGTCGTGGTCATGCGTATCGACGACACCGTAGGCACAGACGTCGACACCGACCTCGACGGTGTCCTCGTGGTCTTCAACGCGAGCCCGGAACCGGTGACCCAGACCGTCGACGGCCTGGCGGGGCACGAGCTCACGCTCTCGAGCGTGCAGGCGGCAGGCGCGGACAGCGTCGTGCGGCAGACGGCGTGGAGCACGGAGACCGGGACCGTGACTGTCCCGGCGCGGAGCGTCGCCGTCCTCACCGAGGCACACGCGGCGGCTCCCGGCGACGGAGCCCCGGGAGACGGCACCCCCGGCGACGGCACGCCGGGCGACGGCACGCCGGGCAGCGGGGGCCCTGGGGACGAGAACCCCGGGAACGGCACCCCAGGGCACGGAAGCCCAGGCACGGGCACACCAGGCACCGGCGCACCCGAGAGCGGGGCCCCGGGCGCAGGGACCCCCGGTCACGGGACGCCCGGTACGCCGGGCAAGGGCACCATGTCGGTGCGGAGCACGACCATCGCTGCCGGAGGGCGTCTCGAGCTCACGGCATCGGGCTTCACCGGCGGCGAGATCGTCCAGGTGTGGCTCCACTCCACGCCCCAGCTCTTGGTGGCGCAGACGGCCGCTGCAGACGGAACGGTGACCGTGTCCGTCACCATCCCGCGTGACACGGCGGCGGGTGTGCACACTGTCCGCCTCGTGGGGCTCACCTCAGGGGTGGAGGTGTCCCAGGAGGTGACCGTCGTACCCGGCGCCGGGTCGCCAGGCTTCCTCGGGACGACCGGATTCTCTGGCGGGATCGTCGCGGTCGGGATCACGCTCCTGCTCGGGGGCGCCGCGGTCGTCCTCGTGGTGCGCGCACGGCGGCGCGCGCACGCCGAGGCGTGA
- a CDS encoding NADP-dependent isocitrate dehydrogenase, giving the protein MGKIKVVGPVVELDGDEMTRIIWQFIKDRLIHPYLDIDLRYFDLSIENRDATDDQVTIDAANAIKEHHVGVKCATITPDEARVEEFGLKKMWVSPNGTIRNILGGVVFREPIIISNIPRLVPGWNKPIIIGRHAHGDQYKATNFKVPGAGKLTLTFTPSDGSEEIKTEVVTYGDDGGVAMGMYNFNDSIRDFARASFAYGLQRSYPVYLSTKNTILKAYDGQFKDLFQEVFDAEFAEQFAAAGLTYEHRLIDDMVASAMKWEGGYVWACKNYDGDVQSDTVAQGFGSLGLMTSVLMTPDGQTVEAEAAHGTVTRHYRQHQQGKPTSTNPIASIFAWTRGLMHRGKIDGTPEVITFAQTLEDVVITTVESGKMTKDLALLISKDQEWLTTEAFLAALDENLAARLA; this is encoded by the coding sequence ATGGGCAAGATCAAGGTAGTAGGGCCGGTCGTCGAGCTCGACGGCGACGAGATGACACGGATCATCTGGCAGTTCATCAAGGATCGTCTCATCCACCCGTACCTCGACATCGACCTTCGGTACTTCGACCTGTCGATCGAGAACCGTGACGCCACGGACGACCAGGTGACGATCGACGCAGCGAACGCGATCAAGGAGCACCACGTCGGCGTCAAGTGCGCGACGATCACTCCGGACGAGGCTCGCGTCGAGGAGTTCGGCCTCAAGAAGATGTGGGTCTCGCCGAACGGGACCATCCGCAACATCCTCGGCGGTGTCGTCTTCCGCGAGCCCATCATCATCTCCAACATCCCGCGGCTGGTCCCGGGGTGGAACAAGCCGATCATCATCGGCCGTCACGCGCACGGCGACCAGTACAAGGCGACGAACTTCAAGGTTCCGGGTGCTGGAAAGCTGACGCTGACGTTCACGCCGTCGGACGGCTCGGAAGAGATCAAGACCGAGGTCGTCACCTACGGTGACGACGGCGGCGTCGCGATGGGCATGTACAACTTCAACGACTCGATCCGCGACTTCGCTCGTGCCTCGTTCGCGTACGGTCTCCAGCGCAGCTACCCCGTGTACCTCTCGACGAAGAACACGATCCTCAAGGCCTACGACGGCCAGTTCAAGGATCTCTTCCAGGAGGTCTTCGACGCGGAGTTCGCCGAGCAGTTCGCGGCCGCCGGGCTCACCTATGAGCACCGCCTGATCGACGACATGGTCGCGTCGGCCATGAAGTGGGAGGGCGGATACGTCTGGGCCTGCAAGAACTACGACGGAGACGTCCAGTCCGACACCGTGGCGCAGGGTTTCGGCTCGCTCGGTCTCATGACGAGCGTCCTCATGACGCCCGACGGCCAGACCGTCGAGGCCGAGGCGGCTCACGGCACGGTGACGCGTCACTATCGTCAGCACCAGCAGGGCAAGCCGACGTCGACGAACCCGATCGCGTCGATCTTCGCGTGGACGCGCGGGCTCATGCACCGTGGAAAGATCGACGGCACGCCTGAGGTCATCACCTTCGCCCAGACGCTCGAAGACGTCGTCATCACGACGGTCGAGTCCGGCAAGATGACGAAGGACCTCGCGCTCCTCATCAGCAAGGACCAGGAGTGGCTCACCACCGAGGCGTTCCTCGCAGCGCTGGACGAGAACCTCGCGGCACGCCTCGCCTGA